The Branchiostoma lanceolatum isolate klBraLanc5 chromosome 10, klBraLanc5.hap2, whole genome shotgun sequence genome has a window encoding:
- the LOC136444035 gene encoding vesicle-associated membrane protein 3-like isoform X5 translates to MSETDAQNGEVSENEANGGDGSAPEGGEGSQGSGITGLPPPSSAAHNKRLQQTQAQVDEVVDIMRVNVDKVLERDQKLSELDDRADALQQGASQFETSAKKLKSKYWWKNLKMMIILGAVVLIIIVIIVLWATQ, encoded by the exons AT GTCTGAGACTGATGCTCAGAATGGTGAAGT GTCTGAGAATGAAGCTAATGGTGGTGATGG GTCTGCACCTGAAGGAGGGGAAGG GTCACAAGGATCTGGGATCACCGGGCTCCCTCCCCCGTCGTCAGCCGCCCACAACAAGAGGCTACAGCAGACACAGGCACAGGTGGACGAG GTGGTGGATATAATGCGCGTGAACGTGGACAAGGTGTTGGAGCGAGATCAGAAGTTGTCGGAACTGGACGACCGTGCCGACGCGCTGCAACAGGGAGCCTCCCAGTTTGAGACGAGCGCCAAGAAACTCAAGAGCAAGTACTGGTGGAAAAATCTCAAG ATGATGATCATTTTGGGGGCTGTGGTTCTGATTATTATCGTAATTATTGTCC TGTGGGCAACTCAGTGA
- the LOC136444035 gene encoding vesicle-associated membrane protein 3-like isoform X2 translates to MSETDAQNGEVSENEANGGDGSAPEGGEGSQGSGITGLPPPSSAAHNKRLQQTQAQVDEVVDIMRVNVDKVLERDQKLSELDDRADALQQGASQFETSAKKLKSKYWWKNLKMMIILGAVVLIIIVIIVLWAVTSNQ, encoded by the exons AT GTCTGAGACTGATGCTCAGAATGGTGAAGT GTCTGAGAATGAAGCTAATGGTGGTGATGG GTCTGCACCTGAAGGAGGGGAAGG GTCACAAGGATCTGGGATCACCGGGCTCCCTCCCCCGTCGTCAGCCGCCCACAACAAGAGGCTACAGCAGACACAGGCACAGGTGGACGAG GTGGTGGATATAATGCGCGTGAACGTGGACAAGGTGTTGGAGCGAGATCAGAAGTTGTCGGAACTGGACGACCGTGCCGACGCGCTGCAACAGGGAGCCTCCCAGTTTGAGACGAGCGCCAAGAAACTCAAGAGCAAGTACTGGTGGAAAAATCTCAAG ATGATGATCATTTTGGGGGCTGTGGTTCTGATTATTATCGTAATTATTGTCC TGTGGGCCGTGACGTCGAACCAGTAA
- the LOC136444035 gene encoding vesicle-associated membrane protein 3-like isoform X4, with translation MSETDAQNGEVSENEANGGDGSAPEGGEGSQGSGITGLPPPSSAAHNKRLQQTQAQVDEVVDIMRVNVDKVLERDQKLSELDDRADALQQGASQFETSAKKLKSKYWWKNLKMMIILGAVVLIIIVIIVLYFYK, from the exons AT GTCTGAGACTGATGCTCAGAATGGTGAAGT GTCTGAGAATGAAGCTAATGGTGGTGATGG GTCTGCACCTGAAGGAGGGGAAGG GTCACAAGGATCTGGGATCACCGGGCTCCCTCCCCCGTCGTCAGCCGCCCACAACAAGAGGCTACAGCAGACACAGGCACAGGTGGACGAG GTGGTGGATATAATGCGCGTGAACGTGGACAAGGTGTTGGAGCGAGATCAGAAGTTGTCGGAACTGGACGACCGTGCCGACGCGCTGCAACAGGGAGCCTCCCAGTTTGAGACGAGCGCCAAGAAACTCAAGAGCAAGTACTGGTGGAAAAATCTCAAG ATGATGATCATTTTGGGGGCTGTGGTTCTGATTATTATCGTAATTATTGTCC TTTACTTTTACAAGTAG
- the LOC136444035 gene encoding vesicle-associated membrane protein 3-like isoform X3, with amino-acid sequence MSETDAQNGEVSENEANGGDGSAPEGGEGSQGSGITGLPPPSSAAHNKRLQQTQAQVDEVVDIMRVNVDKVLERDQKLSELDDRADALQQGASQFETSAKKLKSKYWWKNLKMWLILIAVIVIIIVIIVVWATQ; translated from the exons AT GTCTGAGACTGATGCTCAGAATGGTGAAGT GTCTGAGAATGAAGCTAATGGTGGTGATGG GTCTGCACCTGAAGGAGGGGAAGG GTCACAAGGATCTGGGATCACCGGGCTCCCTCCCCCGTCGTCAGCCGCCCACAACAAGAGGCTACAGCAGACACAGGCACAGGTGGACGAG GTGGTGGATATAATGCGCGTGAACGTGGACAAGGTGTTGGAGCGAGATCAGAAGTTGTCGGAACTGGACGACCGTGCCGACGCGCTGCAACAGGGAGCCTCCCAGTTTGAGACGAGCGCCAAGAAACTCAAGAGCAAGTACTGGTGGAAAAATCTCAAG ATGTGGCTGATCCTGATCgctgttattgttattataatTGTCATTATTGTGG TGTGGGCAACTCAGTGA
- the LOC136444035 gene encoding vesicle-associated membrane protein 3-like isoform X1, which produces MSETDAQNGEVSENEANGGDGSAPEGGEGSQGSGITGLPPPSSAAHNKRLQQTQAQVDEVVDIMRVNVDKVLERDQKLSELDDRADALQQGASQFETSAKKLKSKYWWKNLKMWLILIAVIVIIIVIIVVWAVTSNQ; this is translated from the exons AT GTCTGAGACTGATGCTCAGAATGGTGAAGT GTCTGAGAATGAAGCTAATGGTGGTGATGG GTCTGCACCTGAAGGAGGGGAAGG GTCACAAGGATCTGGGATCACCGGGCTCCCTCCCCCGTCGTCAGCCGCCCACAACAAGAGGCTACAGCAGACACAGGCACAGGTGGACGAG GTGGTGGATATAATGCGCGTGAACGTGGACAAGGTGTTGGAGCGAGATCAGAAGTTGTCGGAACTGGACGACCGTGCCGACGCGCTGCAACAGGGAGCCTCCCAGTTTGAGACGAGCGCCAAGAAACTCAAGAGCAAGTACTGGTGGAAAAATCTCAAG ATGTGGCTGATCCTGATCgctgttattgttattataatTGTCATTATTGTGG TGTGGGCCGTGACGTCGAACCAGTAA
- the LOC136443035 gene encoding protein amalgam-like, protein MVLTTGLVLLTALLEVSLAQPELHLDVPEKVRTILGDPVTIPATFRTTRRIMSIQWSKMQGEGARQPVMSSYPIADTTEAHAGYVGRVELVRQASLKIMKTRDEDEGTYVLVVAVEGLGPQERFVKLDLLVPPTVTVGPKDPQLTTAGRSVSLTCAVRDAKPNITSLHWEKGSAIIDSNRFDTKFSGGTLQNPNLVIRHVTRGDAGRYRCIVDHEIKSASAALNLQVHYAASVISISDSRTAVISESVTLQCTADGNPPPNVTWTRNGLPVRSSTRSLSRDVRLSSVVLPNVQLNASGTYVCTASNSVGKSDVKSLQLVVEEYSMDEKSSMIAILVGALAGGLWLIICLVLAVYFFRRRRERQEKKKFSFYYNMGRRGQETINKKLQEDTLDSGRHPNPQLPAKPMLPTAPNAGIETLRRTKKQRERRYAKAMYPYYPQDDNELCLEIDDVIEVLEGEDGGWCLGYLRGRIGLFPSNYVKFLTAKEASAAKLKDLHEAKDAVKLPTKGSI, encoded by the exons TAAGCCTGGCGCAGCCGGAACTCCACCTGGACGTCCCTGAGAAAGTCCGCACGATCTTGGGAGACCCGGTCACCATCCCCGCCACATTCCGGACCACACGCCGCATCATGTCCATCCAGTGGTCCAAGATGCAAGGAGAAGGCGCGAGGCAGCCAGTCATGTCGTCCTACCCCATAGCCGACACGACAGAAGCCCACGCGGG GTACGTGGGGAGGGTGGAGCTGGTACGACAAGCGTCGCTGAAGATAATGAAGACCCGTGATGAGGACGAGGGGACATACGTGCTGGTCGTGGCCGTGGAGGGGCTCGGGCCTCAGGAGAGATTCGTCAAGCTGGACCTACTGG TTCCACCAACGGTGACGGTTGGACCAAAAGACCCCCAGCTGACGACAGCCGGCAGATCTGTGTCCCTGACATGCGCAGTGCGGGACGCCAAGCCGAACATTACGTCACTCCACTGGGAGAAGGGCAGCGCCATCATCGACAGTAACAGGTTCGACACCAAGTTCTCCGGCGGAACGCTACAAAATCCCAACCTTGTGATCAGGCATGTCACCAGGGGGGACGCGGGTCGGTACAGGTGCATCGTCGATCACGAGATCAAGTCTGCAAGCGCTGCCCTGAACCTACAAGTtcact ATGCAGCGTCGGTCATCAGTATCTCCGACTCCCGCACTGCTGTGATCTCCGAGTCCGTCACCCTACAGTGCACGGCGGACGGCAACCCTCCCCCGAACGTCACCTGGACTCGGAACGGCCTCCCCGTCCGCAGCTCCACCCGCAGCCTGTCCCGGGACGTCCGCCTCAGCTCCGTGGTTCTCCCGAACGTTCAGCTCAACGCCAGCGGGACCTACGTCTGTACAGCCAGCAACAGTGTGGGGAAGAGCGATGTGAAGTCACTGCAACTCGTGGTGGAAG AGTACTCCATGGATGAGAAGAGCAGCATGATCGCCATCTTGGTCGGCGCCCTGGCCGGTGGGTTGTGGCTGATCATCTGCCTTGTTCTGGCAGTCTACTTCTTTAGAAGGCGTCGCGAGCGACAAGAGAAGAAGAAGTTCTCGTTTTACTACAACATGGGCCGCCGTGGACAGGAGACGATCAACAAGAAGCTACAGGAGGACACATTGGATAGCGGACGGCATCCCAACCCGCAGTTACCAG CCAAGCCGATGCTTCCCACGGCGCCCAACGCTGGTATTGAGACCCTCAGGCGTACAAAGAAGCAACGAG AGAGAAGATACGCCAAGGCTATGTACCCGTACTACCCGCAAGACGACAACGAGCTTTGCCTGGAGATAGATGACGTCATCGAGGTGCTTGAGGGGGAAGATGGCGGCTGGTGCCTGGGTTACCTGAGGGGCAGGATAGGCCTGTTCCCCTCCAACTACGTCAAGTTTCTCACTGCAAAGGAAG CATCTGCCGCCAAGTTGAAGGACCTTCACGAGGCCAAAGACGCCGTGAAACTTCCCACCAAAGGAAGTATCTAA